One genomic segment of Gammaproteobacteria bacterium includes these proteins:
- a CDS encoding acyl-CoA dehydrogenase produces MIFQWDDPLLLDLQLTGEERLIRDAVRDYCQSKLAPRILQAFRNEHTDPHIFREMGEIGLLGPTIPLEYGGGGLSYVSYGLIAREIECIDSGYRSLMSVQSSLVMGPIHEFGTEAQKQKYLLKLATGEWIGCFGLTEPDHGSDPGSLMTRARAVSGGYCLTGSKTWITNSPIANVFIVWAKNDAGKIRGYILEKGMKGLSTPMIHGKIGLRASITGQIVMDEVFVPEENEFPEVSGLKGPFACLNAARYGIAWGALGAAEDCWHRARQYVLDRRQFGRPLAANQLIQKKLADMQTEIALGLQACLRVGRMKDEGIASVEMTSIIKRNSCGKALDIARTARDMLGGNGISDEYGVIRHLVNLEVVNTYEGTHDIHALILGRAQTGIQAFSR; encoded by the coding sequence ATGATTTTTCAATGGGATGATCCCCTGCTGCTGGATTTGCAACTGACCGGGGAGGAACGTCTGATTCGTGACGCCGTGCGCGACTACTGCCAGAGCAAGCTGGCCCCGCGCATTCTGCAAGCATTTCGCAATGAGCACACCGACCCGCATATTTTCCGCGAAATGGGAGAAATCGGTCTGCTTGGTCCGACTATTCCCCTTGAATACGGCGGCGGCGGCCTCAGTTACGTGAGCTACGGCCTGATCGCTCGTGAAATCGAATGCATTGACTCTGGTTACCGCTCGCTGATGAGCGTGCAGTCGTCGCTGGTTATGGGGCCGATCCACGAGTTCGGAACCGAAGCGCAGAAGCAGAAATATCTGCTGAAACTGGCTACCGGCGAATGGATTGGCTGCTTTGGCCTCACCGAACCCGATCACGGTTCCGATCCGGGTTCGCTGATGACCCGCGCCCGCGCGGTTTCCGGCGGCTACTGTCTAACCGGCAGCAAAACGTGGATTACCAATAGCCCGATTGCCAACGTGTTCATCGTTTGGGCTAAAAACGACGCGGGTAAAATTCGTGGCTATATCCTGGAAAAGGGTATGAAAGGACTTTCAACCCCAATGATCCACGGCAAGATCGGTCTACGCGCGTCCATCACCGGTCAAATCGTCATGGACGAGGTCTTCGTGCCGGAGGAGAACGAATTCCCGGAGGTCAGCGGCTTAAAAGGACCCTTTGCCTGTCTAAATGCAGCCCGCTACGGTATTGCCTGGGGGGCGTTGGGCGCTGCCGAGGACTGCTGGCATCGCGCCCGTCAATACGTGCTTGACCGCCGTCAGTTCGGTCGTCCGCTCGCCGCTAACCAGTTGATCCAGAAAAAGCTGGCCGATATGCAGACGGAAATCGCTCTTGGGTTGCAAGCCTGCCTGCGCGTCGGGCGCATGAAGGATGAAGGAATTGCGTCGGTCGAAATGACCTCCATCATCAAACGCAATTCCTGCGGTAAGGCGCTGGACATCGCCCGCACAGCGCGCGACATGCTGGGCGGCAACGGCATTTCCGACGAGTACGGCGTCATCCGTCATCTGGTTAACCTTGAGGTGGTCAACACCTATGAAGGCACGCACGACATTCACGCCCTGATTCTGGGCCGCGCCCAGACCGGCATTCAGGCGTTTTCACGTTGA
- a CDS encoding CoA transferase, with product MGPLQGIKVIEFAGLGPVPFSAMLLSDLGAEVVQLNRDTANPEANLFSPEKNIPNRGRRMLRLDLKSPEGQVTALRLIESADALIEGFRPGVMERLGLGPDVALARNPRLVYGRMTGWGQTGPLAQTAGHDINYLAITGALHAIGRADSGPVPPLNLIADYGGGAMFLIVGILAALLEARNSGQGQVVDAAMTDGSALLMSAMYSLRAMGFWTDQRERNFLDGGAHFYDTYQCADSKWLAVGPIEPHFYQILLEGCGVMDPDPRQQWNPKSWRPMKERLREAFRTKTRDEWCALFENTDACVTPVLSMEEAPAHPHNQARETFVEFAGLTQPAPAPRFSRTPATIQGPPGKPIDASHDWLIGWGFSESEITRFVADGAI from the coding sequence ATGGGACCCTTGCAGGGCATTAAAGTCATTGAATTCGCCGGACTCGGTCCGGTGCCTTTTTCCGCGATGCTGCTGTCCGACCTAGGCGCAGAGGTCGTGCAACTCAACCGGGATACAGCCAACCCGGAAGCAAACCTGTTCTCCCCGGAAAAGAATATTCCCAATCGGGGGCGGCGCATGCTTCGGCTCGACCTGAAATCCCCGGAAGGTCAGGTAACGGCGCTGCGGCTGATCGAATCAGCAGATGCGCTGATCGAGGGTTTCCGGCCCGGCGTCATGGAACGACTGGGTCTGGGGCCGGATGTGGCGCTGGCGCGAAATCCGCGATTGGTTTATGGACGCATGACCGGCTGGGGTCAGACAGGCCCCTTGGCGCAGACCGCGGGTCACGACATCAATTACCTGGCGATCACCGGGGCGCTGCATGCCATTGGCCGCGCCGACAGCGGCCCCGTCCCGCCGCTGAATTTGATTGCCGACTACGGCGGCGGCGCGATGTTTCTGATCGTGGGTATCCTGGCCGCCCTTCTGGAAGCGCGGAATTCCGGCCAGGGCCAGGTAGTGGACGCCGCCATGACCGATGGCAGCGCCCTGCTGATGTCCGCCATGTACAGCCTGCGAGCGATGGGGTTCTGGACGGATCAGCGGGAGCGCAATTTTCTCGATGGCGGCGCGCACTTTTACGATACTTATCAATGCGCCGACAGCAAATGGCTGGCGGTCGGACCGATTGAGCCGCATTTTTACCAGATTTTGCTCGAAGGTTGTGGCGTGATGGACCCTGATCCCCGGCAGCAATGGAATCCAAAATCCTGGCGACCGATGAAGGAGCGTCTGCGTGAAGCATTTCGCACCAAAACCCGGGACGAATGGTGTGCGCTCTTTGAAAATACCGACGCTTGCGTAACGCCGGTGCTGAGCATGGAAGAAGCGCCTGCTCATCCGCATAACCAGGCGCGGGAAACCTTTGTTGAGTTCGCTGGCTTGACGCAACCGGCTCCGGCGCCGCGCTTTAGCCGCACCCCAGCAACGATTCAGGGGCCGCCAGGCAAGCCGATCGACGCCTCACACGATTGGTTGATCGGCTGGGGATTTTCTGAAAGCGAAATTACCCGGTTCGTCGCAGATGGGGCGATTTGA
- a CDS encoding enoyl-CoA hydratase/isomerase family protein: MTADYEDILYEIKNGVATITINRPDKYNAFRAQTCEEMIDAFLKAGWNRSVGVIVLTGAGHRAFCTGGDQSAHAGHYDGRGVIGLPLEELQSVIRDVPKPVIAKVRGYAIGGGHVLALLCDLTLAAESAKFGQVGPKVGSVDPGFGTAYMARVIGEKKAREVWYLCRQYTAAEAVQMGLANKAVPDDELDAEVDRWCAEILEKSPTALELAKRSFNADTAHIAGLSSLGLKAVSLFYGTEESQEGVRAFQEKRKPKFRD, translated from the coding sequence ATGACCGCCGACTATGAGGACATCCTCTACGAGATCAAGAATGGCGTCGCCACCATCACGATCAACCGTCCTGACAAATACAACGCCTTCCGCGCCCAGACCTGTGAGGAAATGATTGATGCCTTTCTCAAGGCAGGCTGGAATCGATCGGTGGGCGTCATTGTCCTGACCGGCGCTGGCCATCGGGCGTTCTGCACCGGCGGCGACCAGTCAGCGCACGCCGGGCATTACGACGGGCGCGGCGTGATTGGCCTGCCGCTGGAGGAATTGCAAAGCGTGATCCGTGATGTTCCCAAGCCGGTCATCGCCAAGGTGCGGGGTTACGCGATTGGCGGCGGGCATGTGCTGGCGCTGTTGTGCGACCTAACGCTCGCGGCGGAGTCCGCCAAATTCGGGCAGGTCGGTCCCAAGGTCGGTTCGGTCGATCCCGGATTTGGCACGGCTTATATGGCGCGGGTGATCGGCGAAAAGAAGGCGCGGGAGGTCTGGTATCTCTGCCGCCAATATACGGCGGCGGAGGCGGTGCAGATGGGGTTGGCTAACAAGGCGGTTCCCGATGACGAACTGGATGCGGAAGTCGATCGCTGGTGTGCGGAAATTCTGGAGAAAAGTCCCACCGCGCTGGAGTTGGCGAAACGCTCGTTTAACGCCGATACCGCGCACATTGCCGGTCTGTCATCACTGGGGTTGAAAGCGGTCAGCTTGTTCTATGGCACTGAGGAGTCGCAGGAAGGCGTACGGGCGTTTCAGGAAAAACGCAAGCCGAAATTCCGGGATTGA
- a CDS encoding ABC transporter substrate-binding protein produces the protein MWRRNMIKVRKSVLMTAVSITLFSQAALTAEEQFFPVLSYRVGPYGANGQAFFGGFIDYLNYVNLKNNGINGVKLVWEECETEYNNAKGIECYERLKDKAKVSTGPIHTMSTGVAYALIDKSVEDHIPLAMVGYGRTDAVDGSVFPYAFPLVSTYQMQASAILKFIKEKEKGSLEGKKIVYLYHDSAYGKEPIVALQEEAKLNKFDLTLIPVAHPGNEQGAQWLQIRREQPDYVIFWGWGVMNQTAIKAAQKVGFPRDRIIGSWWAGSEEDTIPAGDAATGYMSATWNVSGKDVPLIADIEKVVYGAGKGNLQDPSRIGTILYNRGVSAAVLSIEAMLKAQEKYGKEKPVTGEQVRWGMENLDITDARLKEIGATDLLPEIKTSCMDHEGSGKIKIQQWDGAQWVPVSGWIEGNKELIHPLFKASAEQYAKEKGITPRDCSKES, from the coding sequence ATGTGGAGAAGAAATATGATTAAAGTCCGCAAGTCCGTACTGATGACCGCCGTATCCATCACCCTGTTTTCACAAGCGGCGCTGACTGCTGAGGAGCAGTTTTTCCCGGTGCTGTCCTACCGCGTCGGTCCCTACGGCGCCAATGGTCAAGCCTTTTTCGGTGGTTTCATTGACTACCTCAACTATGTCAACCTCAAAAATAATGGCATCAACGGCGTCAAACTGGTCTGGGAAGAGTGCGAAACCGAATACAACAACGCCAAGGGCATTGAGTGTTACGAACGTCTGAAGGACAAGGCCAAGGTTTCCACCGGCCCCATCCACACGATGTCGACGGGCGTGGCCTACGCGCTGATCGACAAATCAGTGGAAGACCATATCCCGCTGGCTATGGTGGGATATGGCCGCACCGACGCGGTCGACGGCTCGGTCTTTCCCTACGCCTTCCCGCTGGTTAGCACTTATCAGATGCAAGCCTCCGCTATCCTCAAGTTCATCAAGGAAAAGGAAAAGGGCAGTCTGGAAGGCAAAAAGATCGTCTATCTCTACCACGATTCCGCTTATGGCAAGGAGCCGATCGTCGCCCTGCAGGAAGAAGCCAAGCTGAACAAATTTGATTTGACGCTGATTCCCGTGGCCCATCCGGGCAACGAACAGGGCGCACAATGGCTGCAAATTCGCCGGGAACAGCCGGACTACGTCATTTTCTGGGGCTGGGGCGTGATGAACCAGACCGCCATCAAAGCCGCGCAGAAAGTCGGATTCCCCCGCGACCGAATCATCGGCTCCTGGTGGGCCGGTTCCGAAGAAGACACGATTCCCGCCGGTGACGCCGCCACCGGCTACATGTCTGCGACCTGGAACGTGTCCGGCAAAGATGTACCGCTCATTGCCGACATTGAAAAGGTGGTCTATGGCGCGGGCAAGGGCAACCTGCAAGACCCCTCCAGGATCGGCACCATTTTGTATAACCGGGGCGTTTCTGCGGCAGTACTCTCCATTGAGGCGATGCTCAAGGCGCAGGAGAAATATGGCAAGGAAAAACCGGTGACCGGCGAACAGGTGCGCTGGGGCATGGAAAATCTGGACATCACCGACGCCCGCTTGAAAGAAATCGGCGCGACCGATTTGTTGCCCGAAATTAAAACCTCCTGCATGGATCATGAGGGTTCCGGCAAAATTAAAATCCAGCAATGGGATGGCGCCCAGTGGGTCCCGGTTTCCGGCTGGATCGAAGGGAACAAGGAACTGATCCATCCGCTTTTCAAAGCCTCCGCCGAACAGTACGCCAAAGAAAAAGGCATCACGCCGCGCGACTGTTCAAAAGAAAGCTGA
- a CDS encoding alpha/beta hydrolase codes for MKFVDIDGIRLEYIRLPSAHRREGAPVMVFLHEGLGSVSLWRQFPQQVADACGCEAVVYSREGYGHSDPAPAPRTSRYLHRQGIEVLSALIDALELKRPLLLGHSDGASIALLCAGETTIPLSGLIVMAPHVMVEEITLTGIRKAAQGSRATDLQQRLSRYHSATNAATVVTAWRDIWLDPVFRGWNIESCLPMIRCPVLAIQGEDDEYATMEQIDRIAAQAPDVDLFKLADCQHSPHRDQPQAVIEAIVAFVDRVLEKSLSPIGR; via the coding sequence ATGAAATTCGTCGACATCGACGGCATCCGCCTCGAATATATCCGCCTGCCCTCGGCCCACCGGCGCGAAGGAGCGCCGGTCATGGTCTTTCTACACGAAGGACTCGGTTCAGTTTCCCTCTGGCGCCAGTTCCCGCAGCAGGTCGCCGATGCCTGCGGTTGCGAAGCTGTGGTCTATTCGCGTGAAGGCTATGGCCACTCCGACCCAGCTCCTGCGCCGCGCACCTCGCGCTACCTGCATCGTCAAGGCATCGAGGTGTTGTCAGCATTGATTGATGCCCTGGAATTGAAACGGCCATTGCTCCTGGGCCATTCCGATGGCGCTTCGATTGCATTGCTGTGCGCCGGAGAAACCACGATACCTCTATCGGGCCTGATCGTGATGGCTCCTCACGTCATGGTCGAGGAAATCACCCTTACCGGTATCCGCAAAGCCGCCCAAGGGTCTCGCGCGACCGATCTGCAACAACGCCTGAGCCGCTACCATTCCGCGACGAATGCGGCGACCGTCGTGACCGCCTGGCGGGATATCTGGCTCGATCCCGTCTTTCGCGGCTGGAACATCGAGTCTTGCCTGCCCATGATCCGTTGTCCAGTTCTTGCCATCCAGGGCGAGGACGACGAATACGCCACCATGGAACAAATCGACCGGATTGCGGCCCAGGCCCCGGACGTCGACCTTTTCAAGCTGGCCGATTGTCAACACTCGCCACACCGGGACCAGCCACAAGCTGTAATCGAAGCTATTGTTGCTTTCGTCGACCGGGTGCTGGAAAAGTCCTTATCGCCGATCGGGAGATAA
- a CDS encoding branched-chain amino acid ABC transporter permease has protein sequence MIYREAGQFKTRYAADQQIFPIRQDRISILILLAMVFLVIPAMASDYWFSAILIPFLIFSLAALGLNILTGYAGQLSLGSAAFMAVGAYAAYNFQLRIEEIPILLSFVLGGLTAAGVGILFGLPSLWIKGFYLAVATLAAQFFIVWCLTKFPWLSNYSSSGVISTQKLILFGHEFTSPQEKYLLVLTIVTVMALAAKNLVRSSTGRAWMAVRDMDVAAAVIGIRLMPTKLLAFAVSSFYCGVAGALYAFCYLGSVEPDGFSLDMSFRILFMIIIGGVGSILGSFLGAAFILLLPIFLDITLPQIAGLLGLPFSNATVSHIQILLFGTLIMFFLIVEPHGLARLWQIGKEKLRLWPFPH, from the coding sequence ATGATTTATCGCGAAGCCGGTCAATTCAAAACCCGTTACGCTGCCGATCAGCAAATTTTCCCGATTCGCCAGGATCGCATCAGCATACTCATCCTGCTCGCGATGGTCTTTCTGGTCATTCCAGCGATGGCCAGCGATTACTGGTTCTCGGCCATTCTCATCCCCTTCCTGATTTTTTCCCTGGCGGCGCTGGGGTTGAACATCCTCACCGGTTATGCCGGCCAGTTGTCGCTGGGTTCGGCAGCGTTCATGGCGGTCGGCGCCTACGCCGCCTACAATTTCCAGTTGCGCATCGAAGAGATCCCGATCCTGCTCTCTTTTGTTCTCGGTGGATTGACCGCAGCGGGCGTCGGCATTCTGTTCGGCCTGCCCAGTTTGTGGATCAAGGGCTTTTATCTGGCGGTTGCGACCTTGGCCGCGCAATTTTTCATTGTCTGGTGCTTGACCAAATTCCCCTGGCTGTCCAACTACTCCTCATCCGGCGTGATTTCCACCCAGAAGCTCATCCTCTTTGGTCACGAATTCACGTCCCCCCAGGAAAAATACCTGCTGGTGCTGACGATTGTGACGGTTATGGCGCTGGCGGCGAAAAACCTGGTGCGCTCGTCCACCGGTCGCGCCTGGATGGCGGTGCGCGACATGGACGTAGCCGCTGCGGTGATCGGCATTCGCCTGATGCCCACCAAACTGCTGGCGTTTGCCGTTAGTTCCTTCTACTGCGGCGTAGCGGGCGCGCTGTACGCCTTCTGCTATCTGGGATCGGTGGAGCCGGACGGCTTTTCACTGGATATGTCCTTCCGCATCCTGTTCATGATCATCATCGGCGGAGTCGGTTCGATTCTGGGCAGCTTCCTGGGCGCGGCTTTTATCCTGCTGTTGCCGATTTTCCTGGATATCACCCTGCCGCAAATCGCCGGTTTACTGGGGTTGCCCTTTTCCAATGCAACGGTCTCGCACATCCAGATTCTGTTATTCGGAACATTGATCATGTTTTTCCTGATCGTGGAGCCGCACGGCCTGGCCCGTCTGTGGCAAATCGGCAAGGAGAAACTACGTCTATGGCCCTTCCCCCATTAG
- the queC gene encoding 7-cyano-7-deazaguanine synthase QueC produces the protein MMERALVVLSGGQDSTTCLYWALSRFGAGHVEAVTFDYGQRHRIELDCATQVAARAGVAQTVLPINTFAALGGNALTDANIGVRDGVDAKTGLPNTFVPGRNLIFLTFAAALAYPRGIHHLVTGVAQTDYSGYPDCRQTTLQTLERALCLGMEYELTIHTPLMFQSKADTVRLARDLGALPALADTQTCYNGIQPPCGKCPACVLRAKGFAEAGIPDPLVERFRAKPLTAPASSLS, from the coding sequence ATGATGGAGCGCGCCCTCGTTGTTCTGTCTGGTGGCCAGGATTCCACAACCTGCCTGTACTGGGCGCTGAGTCGTTTCGGCGCTGGCCATGTCGAGGCCGTGACTTTTGATTACGGTCAGCGCCACCGGATCGAACTGGACTGCGCAACTCAAGTTGCAGCGCGCGCCGGTGTGGCGCAGACCGTGCTGCCGATCAACACCTTCGCCGCGCTTGGCGGCAATGCGCTGACCGATGCGAATATTGGGGTCCGGGACGGTGTGGATGCTAAAACTGGCCTGCCGAATACCTTTGTGCCTGGCCGCAATCTAATTTTCCTGACTTTTGCCGCAGCGCTGGCCTACCCACGAGGTATTCATCACTTAGTCACTGGTGTGGCGCAAACCGACTACAGTGGCTACCCCGATTGCCGACAAACCACCCTACAAACGCTGGAACGCGCCCTCTGCTTAGGGATGGAGTACGAACTTACGATTCATACTCCGCTGATGTTTCAGTCCAAAGCCGATACCGTGCGTCTCGCGCGCGATCTTGGCGCATTGCCCGCACTGGCGGATACGCAGACCTGCTATAACGGTATCCAGCCGCCTTGCGGGAAATGTCCAGCCTGTGTACTACGCGCTAAAGGCTTCGCCGAAGCGGGCATTCCCGATCCGCTGGTAGAACGGTTTCGCGCGAAGCCACTCACCGCTCCCGCAAGCTCGCTATCCTGA
- a CDS encoding SDR family NAD(P)-dependent oxidoreductase gives MKIDHRVFLVTGGASGLGAATVRMLVAAGGQATIADLNREAGEVLAAELGVAARFIVTDVADEASGRAAVDATLSAFGALHGLVTCAGVAPAEKVLVKGEPPGLALFARVVQINLIGVFNLTRHAATAMARNEPGEIGERGVIINTASIAAFEAQVGQAAYAASKGGVVAMTLPIARELSRYGIRVMAIAPGVMETPMLMGMPQEVKDSLGNVVPFPPRLGQPEEFASLVRQIIENGYLNGEIIRLDGALRMGAK, from the coding sequence ATGAAGATCGATCACCGGGTTTTTCTCGTCACTGGAGGAGCTTCCGGTCTGGGCGCCGCTACGGTGCGGATGCTCGTCGCGGCGGGAGGTCAGGCGACTATCGCCGATCTGAACCGGGAGGCGGGGGAGGTACTGGCGGCTGAACTGGGCGTTGCTGCTCGTTTCATAGTGACCGATGTGGCTGATGAAGCCAGTGGACGGGCTGCGGTCGACGCGACCTTAAGCGCATTCGGCGCGCTGCATGGCCTGGTGACCTGTGCTGGCGTCGCTCCAGCGGAAAAGGTGCTCGTCAAGGGGGAGCCGCCGGGATTGGCTCTGTTCGCCAGGGTTGTGCAAATTAATCTGATCGGCGTGTTCAACCTGACGCGCCATGCCGCGACCGCCATGGCGCGTAATGAACCGGGAGAGATCGGCGAACGCGGCGTCATCATCAATACCGCTTCCATCGCTGCTTTTGAAGCACAGGTCGGTCAGGCCGCTTATGCTGCCTCTAAGGGCGGCGTGGTGGCGATGACTTTGCCGATCGCCCGGGAACTCAGCCGCTATGGCATCCGGGTGATGGCCATTGCGCCCGGTGTCATGGAAACCCCGATGTTGATGGGCATGCCCCAGGAGGTGAAAGACTCGCTGGGCAATGTGGTTCCCTTTCCGCCGCGCCTGGGCCAGCCGGAGGAATTTGCCAGCCTAGTGCGCCAGATCATTGAAAACGGTTATCTTAACGGCGAAATTATCCGTCTTGATGGCGCGCTACGCATGGGCGCGAAATAG
- a CDS encoding 4Fe-4S dicluster domain-containing protein — MNAVVHAKAESRHLLSGNEAVARAAWEAGVRVAAAYPGTPATEILEYIALYPDIYSEWSVNEKVAVEVAIGASLAGSRALAAMKHVGMNVASDAFMTQSLAGVVGGLVIVVADDVGLSSSQNEQDSRYWGRFGHLPILEPADSQEAYDLAKRAFTLSEEYETPVIVRMTTRVCHVKAMVTFAGERIERPAAGFQKNPQRWVMTPANAKPRLPLMHQRDQVLRAASEISDLNEISMGSDRRMGFVTSGPAFMHVRETFPNAPVFKLGFSHPAPLDRIRAFAGEVDTLVVVEETEPLLETELCAAGLAVHGKDILPRFGELTPSVLRPAIKPLLGEPYSVPDRRQADVFPRPPTMCASCPHLGPYFALSHIRNLNIIGDIGCYTLGAGHPWNALDTCISMGASLSMAHGMDKGRGESDEKKHIVAVIGDSTFLHMGMQGLLNMIYNRGNVTVLLLDNRSVGMTGGQENPGTGENLHGLPAPRVDFAKLAEALGVRPERIRRVDPYELPTMVKLVREETKMEEPSVIITNRPCSLTDRFERFKPYEVIDDKCTGCGNCIDLGCPAIFVSHRETVTAKSGKAKELVFARIDANACTGCHMCVETCAPEAIVQPQPTTRTIRIHPHG, encoded by the coding sequence ATGAACGCCGTGGTTCACGCCAAGGCTGAAAGTCGCCATTTACTATCCGGCAACGAAGCCGTCGCCCGCGCTGCCTGGGAAGCCGGTGTTCGCGTCGCCGCCGCCTACCCCGGCACTCCCGCCACCGAAATTCTGGAATACATCGCCCTCTATCCTGACATCTACTCCGAATGGTCGGTCAATGAAAAAGTGGCGGTGGAAGTCGCCATCGGCGCTTCCCTGGCCGGATCGCGCGCCCTGGCGGCGATGAAACACGTCGGTATGAACGTCGCCTCGGACGCCTTCATGACGCAATCGCTGGCTGGCGTGGTCGGCGGTCTGGTGATCGTGGTCGCTGACGATGTCGGTCTATCTTCCTCGCAGAATGAGCAAGATTCGCGCTACTGGGGCCGGTTTGGCCACCTACCGATTCTGGAGCCTGCCGATTCTCAGGAAGCTTACGATCTGGCCAAGCGCGCTTTTACTCTCTCGGAAGAATACGAAACCCCGGTCATCGTGCGCATGACCACGCGCGTCTGCCATGTCAAAGCCATGGTGACCTTTGCCGGTGAACGAATCGAACGGCCCGCCGCTGGCTTCCAGAAAAATCCCCAACGCTGGGTGATGACTCCGGCGAACGCCAAGCCCCGATTACCGCTCATGCATCAGCGCGATCAGGTCTTGCGCGCGGCCTCCGAAATCAGCGACCTTAACGAAATCTCCATGGGCAGCGACCGGCGGATGGGCTTTGTCACCTCCGGTCCAGCCTTCATGCATGTCCGCGAAACCTTCCCGAACGCTCCGGTGTTCAAACTTGGCTTCAGTCACCCAGCTCCGCTGGACCGGATTCGCGCTTTTGCTGGCGAGGTAGATACGCTGGTCGTCGTCGAGGAAACCGAACCCTTGCTGGAAACCGAACTCTGCGCTGCGGGTCTCGCCGTACATGGCAAGGACATTCTGCCTCGCTTTGGCGAATTGACTCCCAGCGTACTCCGTCCGGCCATCAAGCCACTGCTTGGCGAGCCTTATTCTGTCCCAGATCGCCGCCAGGCCGATGTGTTTCCTCGTCCGCCGACCATGTGCGCCTCCTGTCCGCACCTGGGTCCCTACTTTGCTCTCTCCCATATCCGCAATCTCAACATCATCGGCGACATCGGCTGCTACACGCTGGGCGCTGGCCATCCCTGGAATGCCCTGGATACCTGCATTTCCATGGGCGCATCGTTAAGCATGGCCCACGGCATGGACAAGGGCCGCGGAGAATCCGACGAGAAAAAACACATTGTTGCGGTGATTGGCGATTCGACCTTCCTGCACATGGGTATGCAGGGCCTGCTGAACATGATTTACAACCGGGGCAACGTCACGGTGCTGCTCCTCGATAACCGCTCGGTGGGCATGACCGGCGGCCAGGAAAATCCCGGCACGGGAGAAAATCTGCATGGCCTGCCTGCGCCTCGCGTCGATTTCGCCAAACTGGCCGAAGCCCTGGGCGTCCGTCCTGAGCGCATCCGCAGGGTCGATCCCTACGAACTGCCCACGATGGTCAAGCTGGTGCGGGAAGAGACCAAAATGGAAGAACCCTCGGTCATTATCACTAACCGCCCTTGCTCACTGACCGACCGCTTCGAGCGTTTCAAGCCTTACGAAGTGATCGACGACAAATGCACCGGTTGCGGCAACTGCATCGACCTGGGTTGTCCCGCCATCTTTGTTTCCCACCGCGAAACGGTGACCGCCAAGAGCGGCAAGGCTAAGGAACTGGTCTTCGCCCGCATCGACGCCAACGCCTGCACCGGTTGCCACATGTGCGTCGAGACCTGCGCTCCTGAGGCGATTGTCCAACCCCAGCCGACGACCCGCACCATCCGGATTCATCCTCATGGCTGA
- a CDS encoding ABC transporter ATP-binding protein gives MAVQTVAAPAAERYLTINNIEVIYDHVILVLKGVSLNVPKGDIVALLGANGAGKTTTLKAISNLLRAERGDVTKGSVEFKGNRVDQLTPNELVKRGVIQVMEGRHCFGHLTIEENLLTGAYTRSISRGGLKNELEKVYHYFPRLKTRRGSQAGYTSGGEQQMCVIGRALMAKPEMILLDEPSMGLAPQIVEEIFEIVKGLNNRENVSFLLAEQNTMMALRYADFGYILENGRVVMEGAAEELRTNEDVKEFYLGISSSGRKSFKDIKHYRRRKRWLS, from the coding sequence ATGGCTGTCCAAACTGTCGCCGCTCCAGCGGCTGAGCGCTATTTAACCATCAATAACATCGAGGTCATTTACGACCATGTGATCCTGGTGTTGAAAGGAGTCTCGCTCAACGTACCCAAGGGCGACATCGTGGCCCTGCTCGGGGCGAACGGAGCGGGTAAAACCACGACGCTCAAAGCGATTTCCAACCTGCTGCGCGCTGAACGCGGCGATGTCACCAAAGGTTCCGTGGAATTCAAAGGGAACCGGGTTGATCAGCTTACCCCGAATGAACTGGTCAAACGCGGCGTCATTCAGGTCATGGAAGGCCGGCATTGCTTCGGCCATCTGACGATTGAGGAAAATCTGCTAACGGGCGCTTATACCCGCTCGATTTCTCGCGGCGGGCTGAAGAATGAACTGGAAAAGGTTTACCACTATTTCCCCCGGCTCAAGACCCGGCGTGGCTCCCAGGCCGGCTACACCTCCGGCGGCGAGCAGCAGATGTGCGTGATCGGTCGCGCGCTGATGGCCAAGCCGGAAATGATTCTGCTGGATGAGCCGTCTATGGGCTTGGCTCCACAGATCGTCGAAGAAATCTTTGAGATCGTAAAGGGCCTGAACAATCGGGAAAACGTCAGCTTTCTGTTAGCCGAGCAGAACACCATGATGGCGCTGCGCTATGCCGATTTCGGCTACATTCTGGAAAATGGCCGGGTGGTAATGGAAGGCGCTGCCGAGGAGTTGCGCACCAATGAAGACGTTAAGGAATTTTACCTGGGTATTTCTTCCTCCGGGCGCAAGTCCTTCAAAGACATCAAGCACTATCGCCGCCGCAAGCGCTGGTTGTCCTGA